The Oxalobacteraceae bacterium OTU3CINTB1 genome includes a window with the following:
- a CDS encoding sulfite exporter TauE/SafE family protein, with translation MNTGYQLLPVFLVGLAGSVHCVGMCGGIVGAISASGGGKPLPRNVIPTQTAARFAGGPTAAFIPRAAAPVRAIPRVLAYNAGRIGSYMLAGALAGGLANGAQSLADLVGWQLGFYWLANLMLVALGLYLMNAWHGLTKLEQAGRTLWQRAQPWMAPAMKTLIPANRPHQAFALGALWGWLPCGMVYSVLLTAMLTGSALGGAIVMLAFGLGTLPMLTGLGLMGARLRNVMQRRKVRVACGMLVLTFGLLGVARAAVGITPAWMDILCLTPHP, from the coding sequence ATGAACACCGGCTACCAGCTGCTGCCCGTGTTCCTGGTCGGATTGGCCGGCAGCGTCCATTGCGTCGGCATGTGCGGCGGCATCGTCGGCGCCATCTCGGCCAGTGGGGGCGGCAAGCCCTTGCCGCGCAACGTCATCCCCACCCAGACCGCCGCCAGGTTCGCCGGCGGGCCGACGGCCGCGTTCATCCCACGAGCGGCCGCGCCGGTGCGGGCGATCCCGCGCGTGCTGGCCTACAACGCCGGCCGCATCGGCAGCTACATGCTGGCCGGCGCGCTGGCGGGTGGCCTGGCGAACGGCGCGCAAAGCCTGGCCGACCTGGTCGGCTGGCAACTGGGTTTCTACTGGCTGGCCAACCTGATGCTCGTGGCGCTGGGCCTGTACCTGATGAACGCCTGGCACGGCCTGACCAAGCTGGAGCAGGCCGGCCGCACGCTGTGGCAACGCGCCCAGCCATGGATGGCGCCGGCGATGAAAACCCTGATCCCTGCCAACCGGCCGCACCAGGCCTTCGCGTTGGGGGCGCTGTGGGGCTGGCTGCCGTGCGGCATGGTCTACAGTGTGCTGCTGACCGCCATGCTCACCGGTAGCGCGCTCGGCGGCGCCATCGTGATGCTGGCTTTCGGCCTCGGCACCCTGCCGATGTTGACCGGCCTCGGCCTGATGGGTGCGCGGCTGCGCAACGTCATGCAGCGACGCAAGGTCCGCGTCGCCTGCGGCATGCTGGTGCTGACGTTCGGCCTGCTCGGCGTCGCGCGCGCGGCGGTCGGTATCACGCCCGCCTGGATGGATATCCTATGCTTGACACCGCACCCTTGA